DNA sequence from the Candidatus Binatia bacterium genome:
TGGGGCCGAGGCCCAGGGACGCCTTCCCCGGCTGCGGCCGGGCCAGACGTCCGGACATATCCTCCGACACTCGCGCAGCGACAGAGGGCCAGCCCTCCGACTCGTCCACCGAAGCTCTGGCGGAGGTGGAAGCTCGCGCAGCGAGCGAAGGAGGGCACAAGTGGAACGGGCGACTGTTTCGTCCAACTACTGGTCGTCTACTACGTACCAGAACAATCCGAACAACGCGTGGAACGTGAACTTCAACAATGGGAACGTGAACGCGAACAATAAGTCCAACAACAACTATGTCCGTGCCGTGCGCGGCGGATCGTGATCGCGGCCCCGGCGCTGCGGGCACGGATTTCTTTTCTTCCGCATGCAACCCGACCCATACAGCTTCGCGACGCTCCACCGGCACTACCGCGCCTGCCGGCGCAACAAGCGCAACACGAGCAACGCCCTGCGCTTCGAACTGAACGCCGAGGCGGAGTTGTTCCGCTTGCAGGAGGAGCTGCGCTCGCACACCTACCGGCCCGGGCCGTCGATCTGCTTCGTGACCGGCGGGCCGAAGCCGCGGGAGGTGTTCGCGGCCGACTTTCGCGACCGCATCGTCCATCACGTGCTGGTGGCGCAGCTCGAGCGCGTCTTCGAGCCGAAGTTCATCGCCGACTCGTTCGCGTGCCGCCGCGGCAAGGGAGTCCTCGCCGCCAGCGATCGGTTGATGACGTTTCTGCGCCGCATTACCGCCAACGGCCGCCGGCCTGCCCGGGCACTGAAGCTCGACGTGTCGAGCTTCTTCGCCTCTATTCACAAGGAGACCCTCTATCGAATCGTCTGCCGTTACGTGGCGGACCCGGAGATGCGCTGGCTCACCCGGGTCATCCTGTTCCACGACCCGACGACCGACTATCGCTTCAAGCCGGGCGGTGCCCGAGTTCCGGCGCCCTACAGTGGGAGGTATCCCATTCCCAAAGGGAAGAGCCTCTTCGGGGGTGGCAACGAACGCGGTCTGCCGATCGGTAACCTGACGAGCCAGTTCTGGGCCAACGTCTATTTGAACCCACTCGATCAGTTCGTGAAGCGCGAGCTGAAGTGCCGGTACTATCTGCGCTACGTGGACGATCTGGTCCTGCTGCACGAGGACGCCGACTGGTTACGCGCGGCTGGGACGCGCATCGCGTCGTTTGTGGAGGAGACGCTGCTGCTGTCCTTGCGCGACGATGGTGCAGAGCCACGGCGGGTTAGCACGGGGGTGGAATTCGTCGGCTGGCGAACGTGGTGGACCCACAGACGGGTAAGGCGCCGGACCCTGCACAACCTCGATGAGCATCTAGCCGGCTACCGGGCGCGTCTTGTGTGCCGGATGGGGGAATCGGGGGTGGCAACGATCCCGTTCCCTGCGGATGCGGATCGAGCGCGGTTCAAGGGTGACGCGGTACCGTTGGTACGGTTGCGGTCGACGCTGGCATCGTACGCGGGCCATCTGCGTCAAGGGGCGGCGTGGCGGCAGTGGGAGGCCGTCTGGGACCGCCACGAGTGGCTGGACGCTCTGTACGTGCGGCGGGGATGGACCGTCGCGGCACGCTGTCCGGCGGCGCGAAGAGCGGAGTCGTTTGCGCGGGCCTACGCGGCGCTGGCGCGAGCGATAGGTCCGGACGGCCTGGTGTTCGTGCAGGTGGGCCGGTACATAGAGTTTTTCGGGTCGCAACGCCTGGTGGCCCAGCGGGTGTTCGGATTGCGTCCCATACGAAGTCCGCGGGCCGGATACGCTCTGACGGCCGGATTCCCCATAGCGTTGCTGCGCCGTTTCGTGCTGCGCGCGCTGGCGGCGGGGTATGTCGTCGTGCAGGTCGCACAGACGAAGGGCGGGACCGAGAGCCCGGTGGGCCGCCGCGTGACCTGCATCTGGTATGGGGACCGTGCGCCAATTCGGACACTCCGGCGGGGCGCGGGTACGCGCGCGCACGCCCCGTTTACGGGGCGACTCGGTTGAGCCCGGCGATTCATCGCCGGGTGCGGTAAGCGCGGCTCTCCCTCCCCATCCGGTTTCTTCGCGCAATCGGGTGGAACGTGCGCTCCGCGCGCGTTCCCTCCAACGTAAGGAAGACGCCGGTCCTCGGCTCCGGTGCGCGCCGCTTCCCGGACACGGCCGGAGATGAAACGACGCGGCCGGCACATCGAGTGTGGCTTGCCCATACAGAGCGACCAACATACGATGGCGGCGTGAAGACGACCCTCGACATTCAGGACGCTCTGCTGGATCGTG
Encoded proteins:
- a CDS encoding DUF1566 domain-containing protein, whose translation is MERATVSSNYWSSTTYQNNPNNAWNVNFNNGNVNANNKSNNNYVRAVRGGS